From one Streptomyces sp. Q6 genomic stretch:
- a CDS encoding YciI family protein, giving the protein MPRYLTMVRIDENNAPAEGPSDELMQRMGALIEEMTKAGVLLDTAGLTPTSQGKRVRYEKGEITVTDGPFTESKEVIGGYAILQAKDEAEVLEWTKRFLKVHEDHWTVTSEVREIAEG; this is encoded by the coding sequence ATGCCGCGCTACCTGACGATGGTTCGCATCGACGAGAACAACGCCCCCGCCGAGGGCCCCAGTGACGAACTCATGCAGCGCATGGGCGCGCTCATCGAGGAGATGACCAAGGCCGGCGTGCTGCTCGACACGGCGGGCCTCACCCCGACCTCGCAGGGCAAGCGCGTGCGCTACGAGAAGGGCGAGATCACCGTCACCGACGGCCCGTTCACCGAGTCCAAGGAGGTCATCGGCGGTTACGCGATCCTCCAGGCCAAGGACGAGGCCGAGGTCCTGGAGTGGACCAAGCGGTTCCTGAAGGTCCACGAGGACCACTGGACGGTCACCTCCGAGGTCCGGGAGATCGCCGAGGGCTGA
- a CDS encoding class I SAM-dependent methyltransferase: MPFDHNDHYHRLLLRHLPAHGRTALDVGCGTGRFARRLVARGYRVDALDRDPATLAAAEATGGGPRYRLADASRAELPPAHYDVISCLASLHHMPFTTLTRLRAALAPGGRLLVLGCYAGATAWDIAAIPANAGTRLAVYGVERARACPRPARGAGQGTGDDAARGADGGGTAPARQRGAPPPPLALPVDVRGAEVPRTSGELTCEFPKVRPWPHPHGDPSADPCARRSAPSTSGTAVTAGGPPTYGRCGPGPRPG; encoded by the coding sequence ATGCCGTTCGACCACAACGACCACTACCACCGCCTCCTCCTGCGCCACCTGCCCGCGCACGGCCGCACCGCGCTCGACGTCGGCTGCGGAACGGGCCGTTTCGCGCGGCGGCTGGTGGCGCGCGGCTACCGGGTCGACGCGCTCGACCGGGACCCGGCGACGCTCGCGGCGGCGGAGGCGACGGGCGGCGGCCCCCGCTACCGCCTCGCGGACGCGTCCCGGGCCGAGCTGCCGCCCGCCCACTACGACGTCATCAGCTGCCTGGCCTCCCTGCACCACATGCCGTTCACCACGCTCACCCGCCTGCGCGCGGCCCTCGCGCCGGGCGGCCGGCTCCTCGTCCTCGGCTGCTACGCCGGCGCCACCGCGTGGGACATCGCCGCGATCCCGGCGAACGCGGGGACGCGCCTCGCGGTGTACGGCGTCGAGCGCGCCCGGGCCTGCCCCCGCCCCGCGCGGGGCGCCGGTCAGGGAACCGGGGATGACGCTGCCCGAGGTGCGGACGGAGGCGGCACGGCTCCTGCCCGGCAGCGAGGTGCGCCGCCTCCTCCACTGGCGCTTCCTGTTGACGTACGTGGCGCCGAAGTACCCCGCACCTCTGGTGAATTGACCTGCGAATTTCCTAAGGTGCGCCCATGGCCGCACCCTCACGGGGATCCCTCCGCCGACCCCTGCGCAAGACGTTCCGCGCCCTCGACATCGGGGACGGCGGTGACGGCCGGTGGGCCGCCCACGTACGGCCGATGTGGCCCCGGGCCGAGACCTGGCTGA
- a CDS encoding C45 family peptidase, translating to MGDGGDGRWAAHVRPMWPRAETWLTEEGRTPKGAARARTLFETHLPELVPVLDRLAPQLERPGADTVLTLAAARAFFAGCTQSGAPGTLVRNYDFTPDDCEGTVVRSHFLRPVIGMQEAGWGLLDGMNDAGLAVSLTFGGRLVHGPGFAFPLLLRYVLETCDTVGQALEKLAPIPVAVPQNITLVDAERAVTAYLGPDIPLTLAPDACAANHQHLPVPAEQERATRTGARLAAVRAAGPDVSALLRPPLHKGTYDDGLGTVYTAHYEPVAGRVTYHWPDGTDWPQSFASFEAGERRVTLG from the coding sequence ATCGGGGACGGCGGTGACGGCCGGTGGGCCGCCCACGTACGGCCGATGTGGCCCCGGGCCGAGACCTGGCTGACCGAGGAAGGGCGGACCCCAAAGGGCGCCGCGCGCGCCCGGACACTGTTCGAGACGCACCTGCCGGAGCTGGTCCCGGTCCTCGACCGGCTCGCGCCGCAACTGGAGCGGCCGGGCGCCGACACGGTCCTCACGCTCGCGGCGGCCCGCGCGTTCTTCGCGGGCTGCACCCAGTCCGGCGCCCCCGGCACCCTCGTACGCAACTACGACTTCACGCCCGACGACTGCGAGGGCACCGTCGTCCGCTCGCACTTCCTGCGCCCCGTGATCGGCATGCAGGAGGCGGGCTGGGGCCTGCTCGACGGCATGAACGACGCGGGGCTCGCCGTCTCCCTCACCTTCGGCGGGCGGCTGGTGCACGGCCCCGGCTTCGCGTTCCCGCTCCTGCTGCGGTACGTCCTGGAGACCTGCGACACCGTCGGACAGGCGCTGGAGAAGCTCGCCCCGATCCCGGTCGCCGTCCCGCAGAACATCACGCTCGTCGACGCCGAGCGCGCCGTGACCGCGTACCTGGGTCCCGACATCCCGCTGACCCTGGCGCCGGACGCGTGCGCCGCCAACCACCAGCACCTGCCGGTCCCGGCCGAGCAGGAGCGGGCCACCCGGACCGGGGCGCGCCTCGCGGCGGTGCGGGCGGCGGGCCCGGACGTGAGCGCCCTGCTGCGGCCGCCGCTGCACAAGGGCACGTACGACGACGGCCTCGGGACCGTCTACACCGCGCACTACGAGCCGGTCGCGGGCCGGGTGACCTACCACTGGCCGGACGGCACCGACTGGCCGCAGTCGTTCGCGTCCTTCGAGGCCGGCGAGCGCCGGGTGACGCTCGGCTAG